A part of Haliotis asinina isolate JCU_RB_2024 chromosome 10, JCU_Hal_asi_v2, whole genome shotgun sequence genomic DNA contains:
- the LOC137298334 gene encoding uncharacterized protein translates to MGIGILSAEIVITVIDDDEAETEEFFDLSLEYNGLIRTFPFSITDNDPVGITLNISTTTTEGDTIGFSGVQFSIPSGTVNPVDLTMAVRTITAAENTDYTVSSSSVLILYDPADPTSRESLNSFVISIIDDALFEPDKTFSIDFSSSYLLTGDVSTVITIENEDLYILTVPNPAIFVEGGIASLIYTRNSPIGELTINITSVDGTAILGIDYVIDDLSVTFPFGSASATANFTIIDDIEFEPRESFMVTASSPLLTSSVESTVLIDDNEVDTLTLTSFPASYESTSLEVTLQRSHAVADLTVQVTTTDVTTAADDFTHLSESSVTFPIGSLTASLTIDITDDHDTEGDEVFTLSISGAHFTPINATIVDNEGSRLFDCRRKGSGCSAPEDVCRPTLPLCECVGDPPREGDMCNIVTDQKTDRACRQNTCSDHGECQGDPVSPSCACFPAYYGINCQHSIFKAECTKDYMVVYANPHGDFEGAIYITDKREESDCMATSIPDPPDAGDSIDDDLRGFFVNITHASTACGAITPQEEGADIIYTRLFTIQYNQAINTGLDQIVIVTCTFNKDNLLVRDAVITNPNVGPFSNETATNTFSPVSLAADVDGSPLSSSSSIRLSKKVCVTLDVPQEFGGLEILRIAFSNSLPDSPVSWPVYTRGCQDVDAVAVLVNVPYYPQDNKRTIRFCFSAFKFVNSSRLTLEINLRVCVNAGDCDVRQCIPTRRKRQVSNEETTVEQTFNVYIPETSDPNSQTDGPGTSVSRVSDSSSCRLPFEFLPTVLCLGGIVAVLMALCVFLTFRLLHRPKAS, encoded by the exons ATGGGTATTGGAATATTGTCTGCTGAAATAGTCATTACTGTCATTGATGATGAC GAAGCGGAAACCGAAGAGTTTTTTGACCTTTCTTTAGAATATAACGGACTAATCAGAACGTTCCCCTTTTCGATCACAGACAATGACC CTGTTGGTATAACCTTAAACATATCTACAACTACAACTGAGGGAGATACCATAGGTTTTAGTGGCGTTCAGTTTAGCATACCGAGTGGCACTGTGAATCCAGTGGACCTGACGATGGCGGTGAGGACGATCACCGCGGCGGAGAACACAGACTATACAGTGTCGTCGTCTTCTGTCCTTATTCTCTACGACCCAGCAGATCCTACATCTCGTGAATCCCTCAACTCCTTTGTAATAAGCATAATAGATGATGCC CTGTTTGAACCAGACAAGACTTTCAGCATTGACTTCTCATCTTCATATCTACTAACAGGCGATGTGAGCACGGTCATAACTATAGAGAATGAAGACC TGTACATCCTGACAGTTCCGAATCCTGCCATTTTTGTTGAAGGGGGTATAGCATCACTCATTTACACAAGGAATAGTCCGATAGGTGAACTCACAATCAACATCACCAGTGTCGATGGCACCGCCATCCTTGGCATCGATTACGTTATCGATGATTTATCTGTGACCTTTCCTTTCGGATCCGCATCTGCTACGGCTAATTTCACCATCATTGATGATATA GAGTTTGAACCAAGAGAGTCGTTCATGGTGACAGCCAGTTCTCCGCTACTGACATCAAGTGTTGAGTCCACTGTGCTTATAGATGACAATGAAG TCGACACTTTAACGCTGACCTCGTTCCCGGCATCGTATGAGTCCACCAGTCTGGAGGTCACGTTGCAACGGTCACACGCTGTTGCTGACTTGACCGTCCAGGTGACCACGACGGATGTGACTACGGCAGCTGACGACTTCACGCACCTGTCCGAAAGTTCTGTCACTTTCCCCATCGGTTCCCTCACTGCCTCCTTAACCATTGATATCACAGATGATCAC GACACTGAAGGTGATGAGGTCTTCACACTGAGTATATCTGGGGCACACTTCACCCCTATCAATGCCACGATAGTTGACAATGAGG GAAGCAGACTTTTTGATTGCCGCCGAAAGGGTAGCGGGTGCTCAGCTCCAGAAGACGTGTGTCGCCCAACACTGCCACTGTGTGAATGTGTTGGTGATCCCCCAAGGGAGGGCGACATGTGCAACATTGTGACAG ACCAGAAGACCGACCGTGCCTGCCGCCAGAACACCTGCAGCGACCATGGAGAATGTCAGGGCGACCCGGTGTCTCCTTCATGTGCCTGTTTCCCTGCTTACTATGGAATCAACTGTCAGCATAGCATCT TTAAAGCTGAATGTACCAAGGACTATATGGTGGTCTATGCAAATCCACACGGAGACTTTGAAGGAGCAATATATATCACTGATAAGCGGGAAGAAAGTGATTGCATGGCAACCAGCATACCCGATCCACCAGATGCAGGAGACAGCATCGACGATGATTTGAGAGGTTTCTTTGTCAACATTACCCACGCAAGCACCGCATGTGGAGCGATCACGCCACAGGAAGAG GGAGCTGACATTATTTACACAAGGCTGTTCACTATCCAGTACAACCAAGCCATCAACACTGGCCTTGACCAAATAGTCATTGTAACATGCACGTTCAACAAGGACAACCTCCTGGTCAGGGATGCAGTGATCACAAACCCTAATGT AGGTCCGTTCTCCAACGAAACTGCGACCAATACGTTCTCCCCGGTTTCCTTGGCTGCCGACGTAGATGGGTCACCACTGTCATCGTCATCCTCGATCCGTCTGTCCAAGAAGGTCTGTGTCACACTGGATGTTCCACAAG AGTTTGGCGGTCTGGAGATTCTCCGTATCGCGTTCAGCAACTCGCTCCCTGATTCGCCCGTGTCTTGGCCGGTGTACACGAGGGG TTGCCAAGACGTTGATGCCGTCGCTGTGTTGGTCAATGTGCCCTACTACCCACAAGACAACAAACGCACCATCAGGTTCTGCTTCTCGGCCTTCAAGTTTGTCAACAGCTCCCGTCTGACCTTGGAAATCAACCTGCGCGTATGTGTCAACGCTGGAGACTGTGACGTG CGTCAGTGCATCCCAACTCGACGCAAACGTCAGGTATCTAACGAGGAAACGACTGTTGAGCAAACTTTCAATGTTTATATCCCTGAAACCAGCGACCCGAACAGTCAGACAGATGGACCAG GTACATCGGTGTCCCGGGTCAGTGATAGCAGTTCATGTCGGTTGCCATTTGAATTCCTACCTACCGTTCTTTGTCTGGGAGGCATTGTGGCAGTTCTAATGGCACTGTGTGTGTTCCTCACATTCAGGCTTCTGCACAGACCAAAGGCCTCATGA